GAAAACGCCGCGTTCGGGATGGTGCGCTACGGCGGTGAACGCTGGCGGCGCTACGTCGTGCGCCTCGACAACGGGGGCATTCCCATTGCCTACGTCGAGACGCTGACCCCCCTGGGGCGGCTTGATGACGCCGTGGCGCACCTGCGGACCCTGCTGTTCGGGTTGGGTCTGGCCTCACTCGCGGTGGTGGTCGGTCTGGGCTGGGCGATTGCCGGCAGCGCCCTGGCGCCCATCGCCCGACTGACCCGCACCGCGCACGACATCGCGGCCTCCCGCGATACTGCCCGGCGGGTGCCCACCCCCGATCACCGCGACGAACTGGGGCGGCTGGCGCTGACCTTCAACGAAATGCTCGCCAGCCTCGACGCGGCCGCCAAGCTACAGCAGCGCTTCATCGCCGATGCCAGTCACGAGTTGCGCGCCCCGCTGGCCGTCATGCAGGGCAACCTCGAATTGCTGCGGCGCTATCCCATCATGCCCCCCGGTGAACGTCAGGAGGTCACGCTTGAAGCCGAGCGTGAAGCGGTCCGGCTCGGCAGGCTGGTCAACGATCTGCTGCTGCTGGCCCGCAGCGACGCGGGCGTGCCACTGCGCCTCGCCCCGGTGGACCTGGGCAGCGTCGCCCTCGACGCTTTCCGCGACGCGTCGCGCCTGGCGCGGGGACAGTTGCTCACGCACCCGTCCCCGCCTCCAGAAATCACGGTCAATGGTGACGCCGACCGCCTGAAACAACTGATCCTGATTCTGCTGGACAACGCGCTGAAGTTCACGCCCCCCGGAAAGCGCGTCGAACTGCGGCTTGGCATACAAGGCGGGCAGGCAGAAATCACGCTGCACGACGAAGGCGCCGGCATTCCGCAGGCAGATCTGCCGTTCGTCTTCGAACGCTTCTACCGCGCGGACCCGGCCCGCAGCAGCGATCCGGGCGGGACCGGTCTGGGCCTGTCGATTGCCAGCTGGATCGTACAGCAGCACGGCGGGCAGATTGCCCTGACCAGCCAGGTCGGGCAGGGCACCACCGTGACAGTCACCCTGCCCATGAATCTGCCGAACGCTACCTGGACCCTGTCCAGCAAAGAGCGCGATTTTCACGATGCGCCGGGCGCCGGCGCGAAGCCCTCGTCGTAAGCACCTCAAGTGTCCGGACCGGAAGAAAAGACCGCCGCGCACGACCCCACGAGGTGGGCCACCACGCCCACCACGACCGGTACGAGGTTCCCACCCAGGTTGATGAAAATCAGCAGCAACAGCAGCCCTCCGCTGAGCAGTCCACCCAGCACCGATCCGCTCGCGGTCAGGCCGCGCCGTGCCTGACCGCCCCACCACAGACCCACGAGCGCCAGCAGCGCACACAGCACGAAATCCAGCACGGGTGACGCCAACAACGCGGTCATGCTTCATGCTACTTCGCGTCGTCCGGCTTGTCCGGAGTTCACAGCGCGGCCGCAAGGCAAAGCTTCCGCCTGAGCGGAGAGCTTCCTGGCCGCAGGATGTGCGCGCTACACTGCGGGCATGCGCCCTGCCTTTCTCACCGCCGCCCGCCTGCTGCAGCGGGGGCGCGAGTCGGCCATCGAAGGCAACGACCAGGAAGCCGTGCGGGAGTACAACCAGGCCTTGCAGCTGCTGCGCAGCCTGCCGCCCGAACGCACGCGCGACGTGCTGCTGGCCCACACCCACCTCGCGTACTACCAGACCCTCGCCCTCGACAACCGCGGCGTCGCCCAGGAGCATTTGCACCTGGGCATTTCGTACGCGCGTTCGACGCGCGATCCGCTCGCTCGGGCGATTGCCGAGGAG
The Deinococcus peraridilitoris DSM 19664 genome window above contains:
- a CDS encoding sensor histidine kinase yields the protein MSIRLRLALWYGALCGLALLTVSLLSYAVYSRSQYSVLDRVLVLSANHVSAGVRAAGRSYVLNADRDSLEVLLRLYGPDGQLRQTSSGGPNIPPTSPTAPLNTPAGPAYDWLARLVPTTASPAPARENAAFGMVRYGGERWRRYVVRLDNGGIPIAYVETLTPLGRLDDAVAHLRTLLFGLGLASLAVVVGLGWAIAGSALAPIARLTRTAHDIAASRDTARRVPTPDHRDELGRLALTFNEMLASLDAAAKLQQRFIADASHELRAPLAVMQGNLELLRRYPIMPPGERQEVTLEAEREAVRLGRLVNDLLLLARSDAGVPLRLAPVDLGSVALDAFRDASRLARGQLLTHPSPPPEITVNGDADRLKQLILILLDNALKFTPPGKRVELRLGIQGGQAEITLHDEGAGIPQADLPFVFERFYRADPARSSDPGGTGLGLSIASWIVQQHGGQIALTSQVGQGTTVTVTLPMNLPNATWTLSSKERDFHDAPGAGAKPSS